CGCGCGCGGCAAGGCTTGGGGCGATCAGCGAGGTCACCGCCTGGCCGAGAATGGAGAGCGACAGCAAATAGCCGGCGGCCTCCGGGCTCAGCCCGCGATCGCGCAAAATCGGCGCAAGCCAGCCAAACACGAGATAGGCGAGCGCCGATTGCAGCCCCATGAACAACGTCACCTGCCACGCGAGCAGATCGCGCCAGAGCGAGCGCGGCCGAGCGATATGGCGCACCCCCGCCTCCTGCCGCCGTGCCCCCGCCGCCCACAGGAGAAGCGCGAGCAACGCGGGCAGCGCCCAGGCGGCGAGCGCAAGCGACCAGGAGCCGCCGAGCCAGCGCTGCAGCGGCACCGTTACCCCCGCCGCCAGCGCCGCGCCGAGGCAAAGCGACATGGTGAACAGCCCGGTCATCAGCGCGATATGGCCGCGAAAATCACGCTTCATCAGCGCCGGCGCCAACACATTGATCGCGGCGATGCCGAGACAGGCGAGAATCTGCGCGGCAAACAGCGCCGGGGCGCCGGCGAGACCGCGCAGAGCGGTCCCGAGGGTGAGCGCGCCCAGCATCAGCAACACCGTGCGCTCGTCGCCGATGCGGCGGCTGAAGGCCGGGGCGAGCGGGCTGAAAAGACCAAAACAGAGCGAAGGAAGGGTGGTCAGCACGCTTGTCGCCCATGGCGAAAGCCCGCTCGCCCGCGCCGCCTCGGGCAGCACCGGGCCAAGGCTCGCGATCGGGATGCGGAGATTGAAGCCGATCAGCACCAGACCGGCGCCGAGCAGAAAACGGTGGCGCGGCGCAAGACCGCCTTCCTCCTCGGCGCGTATCACTGCGTTGCCCGCTCAGGCGAAAAGTGCGGCGATCGCAGCCGGATCGACCTCGGCGAGGGTCGCCGGCTGCCAGCGCGGCGCGCGGTCCTTGTCCACCACCATGGCGCGCACGCCCTCGAGAAAATCGGGGTGGCGGGTGATCCGCCGTGTCAGCGCCAATTCCTGCGCGAGACAGGCGGAAAGCGTCCGCGCCGCGCCGCGCCGGAGGAGGGCGAAGGACCAGGCGAGCGCCGACGGCGAGCGGGCGTTGAGCGTTTTCAGCGTCTCCTCGGCGAACGCCGTTCCCGCCGCCTCGAGGGCGGCGAGGATTTCGGGGACGGAGGCTTCGCCGAAACAGCGATCGATCAGCGCCCGGTGCGGCGCGAGGCTGAACGGCGGCAGCGCGGCGGCGAACCCGGCGACGGCGGCGGGACCATCGGCGATGATCGCGCGTTCGAGATCGGGAAACGCCGCGCGCGGCACGAAATGGGTGGCAAGGCCGGCATAGACGGCGTCCGCCCCGCGCAATTCGGCGCCGGTGAGCGCGAGATACATGCC
This portion of the Acidibrevibacterium fodinaquatile genome encodes:
- a CDS encoding CynX/NimT family MFS transporter, whose translation is MIRAEEEGGLAPRHRFLLGAGLVLIGFNLRIPIASLGPVLPEAARASGLSPWATSVLTTLPSLCFGLFSPLAPAFSRRIGDERTVLLMLGALTLGTALRGLAGAPALFAAQILACLGIAAINVLAPALMKRDFRGHIALMTGLFTMSLCLGAALAAGVTVPLQRWLGGSWSLALAAWALPALLALLLWAAGARRQEAGVRHIARPRSLWRDLLAWQVTLFMGLQSALAYLVFGWLAPILRDRGLSPEAAGYLLSLSILGQAVTSLIAPSLAARGRDQRFVAVFFSALAVISLLACLFAPPATLWLAACVLGLSQGGLFGVALMLIVLRARDALVAAQLSAMAQGIGYLLASFGPLFTGLLHSMSGGWTLVAVWITAIGAALAWSGAGAGRALYVGKTPDSAAAITGASAR
- a CDS encoding enoyl-CoA hydratase/isomerase family protein, giving the protein MGEAANLRVWHEGRVGRLELNRPRALNALDLGMIAGLAEALAGWREAPAVQAVLITGAGERAFCAGGDIRAIREAALAGEGSAIERFFADEYALNEGIASYPKPYIALIDGICMGGGIGVSVHGDIRVTSEHGRFAMPETGIGFFPDIGASYFLPRLPGELGMYLALTGAELRGADAVYAGLATHFVPRAAFPDLERAIIADGPAAVAGFAAALPPFSLAPHRALIDRCFGEASVPEILAALEAAGTAFAEETLKTLNARSPSALAWSFALLRRGAARTLSACLAQELALTRRITRHPDFLEGVRAMVVDKDRAPRWQPATLAEVDPAAIAALFA